The following proteins are co-located in the Caloenas nicobarica isolate bCalNic1 chromosome 33, bCalNic1.hap1, whole genome shotgun sequence genome:
- the STAT6 gene encoding signal transducer and activator of transcription 6 isoform X3 yields MSLWSIVSHMPPEEFSGLFTEFPRSLRCLLADWLENQPWEFINGSDAFCTSVASGMLVAMLEKLRGVAGSDGQQCQILQQISGIESAYRRDPLRLVAVLRAILEGEKAAVLKRDRHLPLSFHRRQEELKFSLGLQRLQHRVREIQALQDASLQPNVRDPQLKTEAKPSESELPSLILEAMKELEAAKQQVLKRIQIWKRQQQLAGNGALFEENLAPLQKRCESLVEIHFQLHQQVMAASAELGAELLPRLLERFNEVLSSLVKSSFVVEKQPPQVLKTQTKFQASVRFLLGPQLLKAAAKPYTVRADMVTEKQARELALSAYSGTLSESTGEIMHNVVALETNPASGTCCANFKNVLLKKIKRCERKGSESVTEEKCAVLFSTTVALTPGNLSIHLQVLSLPIVVIVHGNQDNNAKATVLWDNAFSEIDRVPFVVAERVPWEKMCDTLNLKFMAEVQTTKGLLKDHYFFLAQKIFNDHSARPEDFQSRSVSWAQFNKEILPGRGFTFWQWFDGVLDLTKRCLKSYWSDRLIIGFISKQYVCKLLSTEPDGTFLLRFSDSEIGGVTIAHVIRGKDGSSQVENIQPFSAKDLSIRSLGDRIRDLGQLRNLYPNIPKDQAFGSHYNKEQTGKDGRGYVSTAIKMTVESERDQEPQSTVGGPHDHPQAPMFTPPMLQPELHPESLQSVLSPMCPPAPFCPPSVPTGYQHPPGDTSINMMVSDSLGSFPSPSQMLSPSLVMDPALPRCQDLTFRNPMPFMHNQYLPGGPSPEPRDEEMPELAPFPPMVEAPLPSSPRWMPPSMDLPPGSDFEQFLHEMELEGPALCPPFAPPPQRSGFPSPGTSCWGPGESRWDDSVRPGHT; encoded by the exons ATGTCCCTCTGGAGCATCGTCTCCCACATGCCGCCGGAGGAGTTCAGCGGCCTCTTCACGGAGTTTCCCCGCAGCCTGCGCTGTCTCCTGGCCGACTGGCTGGAGAACCAGCCCTG ggagTTCATCAATGGCTCGGACGCCTTCTGCACCAGCGTGGCCAGCGGGATGCTGGTGGCCATGCTGGAGAAGCTCCGCGGCGTTGCCGGCAGCGACGGGCAGCAGTGCCAGATCCTGCAGCAAATCAGCGGCATCGAG AGCGCCTACCGGCGGGACCCGCTGCGGCTGGTGGCCGTCCTGCGAGCCATCCTGGAGGGCGAGAAAGCCGCCGTGCTGAAGCGG gaCCGGCACCTGCCCCTCAGCTTCCACCGGCGCCAGGAGGAGCTGAAGTtcagcctggggctgcagcggctgcagcaTCGCGTCCGTGAGATCCAGGCGCTGCAGGATG CCTCTCTGCAGCCGAATGTGCGGGACCCGCAGCTGAAGACAGAAGCGAAACCCTCGGAGAGC gagctgcccagcctGATCCTGGAGGCCATGAAGGAGCTGGAGGCGGCCAAGCAGCAGGTCCTGAAGAGGATCCAGATCtggaagaggcagcagcagctggcggGGAACGGGGCTCTCTTTGAGGAGAACCTGGCTCCGCTGCAGAAGAG GTGCGAGAGCCTGGTCGAGATTCACTTCCAGCTGCACCAGCAGGTGATGGCGGCGAGCGCGGAGCTGGGGGCCGAGCTGCTGCCCCGGCTCCTGGAGCGCTTCAACGAGGTCTTGTCCAGCCTGGTCAAGAG CTCCTTCGTGGTGGAGAAGCAGCCGCCGCAGGTGCTGAAGACCCAGACCAAGTTCCAGGCGAGCGTCCGGTTCCTGCTGGGCCCGCAGCTGCTGAAGGCGGCGGCCAAGCCCTACACGGTGCGCGCCGACATGGTGACGGAGAAGCAGGCGCGGGAGCTGGCGCTCAGCGCCTACAGCGGCACCCTCAG CGAGAGCACGGGGGAGATCATGCACAACGTGGTGGCCCTGGAGACCAACCCCGCCAGCGGGACCTGCTGCGCCAACTTCAAGAACGTG CTGCTGAAGAAGATCAAGCGCTGCGAGCGGAAAGGATCTGAGTCGGTGACGGAGGAGAAATGTGCCGTCCTGTTCAGCACCACCGTGGCCTTGACCCCTGGCAACCTGTCCATCCACCTCCAG gtcctgtccctgcccatcGTGGTCATCGTCCACGGGAACCAGGACAATAACGCCAAAGCGACCGTGCTGTGGGATAACGCCTTCTCTGAGATC GACCGGGTGCCTTTTGTGGTGGCCGAGCGGGTGCCCTGGGAGAAGATGTGCGATACGCTGAACCTGAAGTTCATGGCAGAGGTGCAGACCACTAAGGGGCTCCTCAAGGACCACTACTTCTTCCTGGCCCAGAAGATCTTTAATGACCACAGCGCCAGACCTGAGGACTTCCAGAGCCGCAGCGTCTCCTGGGCCCAGTTCAACAAG GAAATCCTGCCTGGTCGGGGCTTCACCTTCTGGCAGTGGTTTGATGGAGTCCTAGACCTCACCAAGAGATGCCTCAAGAGTTACTGGTCAGACAG GCTCATCATCGGCTTCATCAGCAAGCAGTACGTCTGCAAGCTCCTGAGCACGGAGCCTGACGGGACCTTCCTGCTCCGCTTCAGCGACTCGGAGATCGGGGGCGTCACTATCGCTCACGTCATCCGGGGCAAGGACG GGTCCAGTCAGGTGGAGAACATCCAGCCCTTCTCTGCCAAGGACCTGTCCATCCGCTCCCTCGGCGACCGCATCCGCGACCTGGGGCAGCTCCGCAACCTCTACCCCAACATCCCCAAGGACCAGGCGTTCGGCAGCCACTACAACA AAGAGCAGACAGGCAAGGATGGACGGGGCTACGTGTCCACTGCCATCAAGATGACGGTGGAAAGCGAAAG GGACCAGGAGCCCCAGAGCACCGTGGGGGGCCCCCACGACCACCCCCAGGCTCCGATGTTCACCCCTCCCATGCTGCAGCCTGAGCTGCACCCCGAGAGCTTGCAGTCGGTGCTCAGCCCCATGTG CCCCCCCGCTCCCTTCTGCCCCCCGTCCGTCCCCACGGGCTACCAACACCCCCCAGGTGACACCAGCATCAACATGATGGTCTCTGACAGCCTCGGGTCCTTCCCCAG CCCCTCGCAGATGCTCTCGCCGTCCCTGGTGATGGACCCCGCGCTGCCGCGCTGCCAGGACCTCACCTTCAGGAACCCCAT GCCCTTCATGCACAACCAGTACCTGCCCGGGGGCCCCTCGCCAGAGCCCCGGGACGAGGAGATGCCCGAGCTGGCCCCGTTCCCCCCCATGGTGGAGGCGCCGCTGCCGAGCTCCCCACGGTG gaTGCCGCCCAGCATGGACCTGCCGCCCGGCTCGGACTTTGAGCAGTTCCTGCACGAGATGGAGCTGGAGGGCCCCGCGCTGTGCCCCCCCTTCGCGCCCCCCCCGCAGCGCAGCGGcttccccagccccggcacctCTTGCTGGGGGCCGGGGGAGTCACGGTGGGACGACAGCGTCCGGCCGGGACACACGTGA
- the STAT6 gene encoding signal transducer and activator of transcription 6 isoform X2 has translation MPSLLPPALPSPAPRPAALAQPSASPSASPCVSPCAGIPQRCGKLRHKRAACPPKIAQEADPGLGFLLLLLLPAEQQVAVPKMSLWSIVSHMPPEEFSGLFTEFPRSLRCLLADWLENQPWEFINGSDAFCTSVASGMLVAMLEKLRGVAGSDGQQCQILQQISGIESAYRRDPLRLVAVLRAILEGEKAAVLKRDRHLPLSFHRRQEELKFSLGLQRLQHRVREIQALQDASLQPNVRDPQLKTEAKPSESELPSLILEAMKELEAAKQQVLKRIQIWKRQQQLAGNGALFEENLAPLQKRCESLVEIHFQLHQQVMAASAELGAELLPRLLERFNEVLSSLVKSSFVVEKQPPQVLKTQTKFQASVRFLLGPQLLKAAAKPYTVRADMVTEKQARELALSAYSGTLSESTGEIMHNVVALETNPASGTCCANFKNVLLKKIKRCERKGSESVTEEKCAVLFSTTVALTPGNLSIHLQVLSLPIVVIVHGNQDNNAKATVLWDNAFSEIDRVPFVVAERVPWEKMCDTLNLKFMAEVQTTKGLLKDHYFFLAQKIFNDHSARPEDFQSRSVSWAQFNKEILPGRGFTFWQWFDGVLDLTKRCLKSYWSDRLIIGFISKQYVCKLLSTEPDGTFLLRFSDSEIGGVTIAHVIRGKDGSSQVENIQPFSAKDLSIRSLGDRIRDLGQLRNLYPNIPKDQAFGSHYNKEQTGKDGRGYVSTAIKMTVESERDQEPQSTVGGPHDHPQAPMFTPPMLQPELHPESLQSVLSPMCINMMVSDSLGSFPSPSQMLSPSLVMDPALPRCQDLTFRNPMPFMHNQYLPGGPSPEPRDEEMPELAPFPPMVEAPLPSSPRWMPPSMDLPPGSDFEQFLHEMELEGPALCPPFAPPPQRSGFPSPGTSCWGPGESRWDDSVRPGHT, from the exons ATGCCCTCACTGCTCCCACCGGCTCTCCCATCTCCTGCGCCAAGGCCGGCGGCGCTTGCGCAACCCTCCGCGTCACCCTCCGCGTCTCCCTGCGTGTCTCCCTGCGCAGGGATTCCCCAGAGGTgcgggaaactgaggcacaagcGGGCTGCTTGCCCGCCTAAGATTGCCCAAGAGGCCGATCCTGGATTGggcttcctgctcctcctcctcctgcccgcCGAGCAGCAG GTGGCAGTTCCCAAGATGTCCCTCTGGAGCATCGTCTCCCACATGCCGCCGGAGGAGTTCAGCGGCCTCTTCACGGAGTTTCCCCGCAGCCTGCGCTGTCTCCTGGCCGACTGGCTGGAGAACCAGCCCTG ggagTTCATCAATGGCTCGGACGCCTTCTGCACCAGCGTGGCCAGCGGGATGCTGGTGGCCATGCTGGAGAAGCTCCGCGGCGTTGCCGGCAGCGACGGGCAGCAGTGCCAGATCCTGCAGCAAATCAGCGGCATCGAG AGCGCCTACCGGCGGGACCCGCTGCGGCTGGTGGCCGTCCTGCGAGCCATCCTGGAGGGCGAGAAAGCCGCCGTGCTGAAGCGG gaCCGGCACCTGCCCCTCAGCTTCCACCGGCGCCAGGAGGAGCTGAAGTtcagcctggggctgcagcggctgcagcaTCGCGTCCGTGAGATCCAGGCGCTGCAGGATG CCTCTCTGCAGCCGAATGTGCGGGACCCGCAGCTGAAGACAGAAGCGAAACCCTCGGAGAGC gagctgcccagcctGATCCTGGAGGCCATGAAGGAGCTGGAGGCGGCCAAGCAGCAGGTCCTGAAGAGGATCCAGATCtggaagaggcagcagcagctggcggGGAACGGGGCTCTCTTTGAGGAGAACCTGGCTCCGCTGCAGAAGAG GTGCGAGAGCCTGGTCGAGATTCACTTCCAGCTGCACCAGCAGGTGATGGCGGCGAGCGCGGAGCTGGGGGCCGAGCTGCTGCCCCGGCTCCTGGAGCGCTTCAACGAGGTCTTGTCCAGCCTGGTCAAGAG CTCCTTCGTGGTGGAGAAGCAGCCGCCGCAGGTGCTGAAGACCCAGACCAAGTTCCAGGCGAGCGTCCGGTTCCTGCTGGGCCCGCAGCTGCTGAAGGCGGCGGCCAAGCCCTACACGGTGCGCGCCGACATGGTGACGGAGAAGCAGGCGCGGGAGCTGGCGCTCAGCGCCTACAGCGGCACCCTCAG CGAGAGCACGGGGGAGATCATGCACAACGTGGTGGCCCTGGAGACCAACCCCGCCAGCGGGACCTGCTGCGCCAACTTCAAGAACGTG CTGCTGAAGAAGATCAAGCGCTGCGAGCGGAAAGGATCTGAGTCGGTGACGGAGGAGAAATGTGCCGTCCTGTTCAGCACCACCGTGGCCTTGACCCCTGGCAACCTGTCCATCCACCTCCAG gtcctgtccctgcccatcGTGGTCATCGTCCACGGGAACCAGGACAATAACGCCAAAGCGACCGTGCTGTGGGATAACGCCTTCTCTGAGATC GACCGGGTGCCTTTTGTGGTGGCCGAGCGGGTGCCCTGGGAGAAGATGTGCGATACGCTGAACCTGAAGTTCATGGCAGAGGTGCAGACCACTAAGGGGCTCCTCAAGGACCACTACTTCTTCCTGGCCCAGAAGATCTTTAATGACCACAGCGCCAGACCTGAGGACTTCCAGAGCCGCAGCGTCTCCTGGGCCCAGTTCAACAAG GAAATCCTGCCTGGTCGGGGCTTCACCTTCTGGCAGTGGTTTGATGGAGTCCTAGACCTCACCAAGAGATGCCTCAAGAGTTACTGGTCAGACAG GCTCATCATCGGCTTCATCAGCAAGCAGTACGTCTGCAAGCTCCTGAGCACGGAGCCTGACGGGACCTTCCTGCTCCGCTTCAGCGACTCGGAGATCGGGGGCGTCACTATCGCTCACGTCATCCGGGGCAAGGACG GGTCCAGTCAGGTGGAGAACATCCAGCCCTTCTCTGCCAAGGACCTGTCCATCCGCTCCCTCGGCGACCGCATCCGCGACCTGGGGCAGCTCCGCAACCTCTACCCCAACATCCCCAAGGACCAGGCGTTCGGCAGCCACTACAACA AAGAGCAGACAGGCAAGGATGGACGGGGCTACGTGTCCACTGCCATCAAGATGACGGTGGAAAGCGAAAG GGACCAGGAGCCCCAGAGCACCGTGGGGGGCCCCCACGACCACCCCCAGGCTCCGATGTTCACCCCTCCCATGCTGCAGCCTGAGCTGCACCCCGAGAGCTTGCAGTCGGTGCTCAGCCCCATGTG CATCAACATGATGGTCTCTGACAGCCTCGGGTCCTTCCCCAG CCCCTCGCAGATGCTCTCGCCGTCCCTGGTGATGGACCCCGCGCTGCCGCGCTGCCAGGACCTCACCTTCAGGAACCCCAT GCCCTTCATGCACAACCAGTACCTGCCCGGGGGCCCCTCGCCAGAGCCCCGGGACGAGGAGATGCCCGAGCTGGCCCCGTTCCCCCCCATGGTGGAGGCGCCGCTGCCGAGCTCCCCACGGTG gaTGCCGCCCAGCATGGACCTGCCGCCCGGCTCGGACTTTGAGCAGTTCCTGCACGAGATGGAGCTGGAGGGCCCCGCGCTGTGCCCCCCCTTCGCGCCCCCCCCGCAGCGCAGCGGcttccccagccccggcacctCTTGCTGGGGGCCGGGGGAGTCACGGTGGGACGACAGCGTCCGGCCGGGACACACGTGA
- the STAT6 gene encoding signal transducer and activator of transcription 6 isoform X1, with protein MPSLLPPALPSPAPRPAALAQPSASPSASPCVSPCAGIPQRCGKLRHKRAACPPKIAQEADPGLGFLLLLLLPAEQQVAVPKMSLWSIVSHMPPEEFSGLFTEFPRSLRCLLADWLENQPWEFINGSDAFCTSVASGMLVAMLEKLRGVAGSDGQQCQILQQISGIESAYRRDPLRLVAVLRAILEGEKAAVLKRDRHLPLSFHRRQEELKFSLGLQRLQHRVREIQALQDASLQPNVRDPQLKTEAKPSESELPSLILEAMKELEAAKQQVLKRIQIWKRQQQLAGNGALFEENLAPLQKRCESLVEIHFQLHQQVMAASAELGAELLPRLLERFNEVLSSLVKSSFVVEKQPPQVLKTQTKFQASVRFLLGPQLLKAAAKPYTVRADMVTEKQARELALSAYSGTLSESTGEIMHNVVALETNPASGTCCANFKNVLLKKIKRCERKGSESVTEEKCAVLFSTTVALTPGNLSIHLQVLSLPIVVIVHGNQDNNAKATVLWDNAFSEIDRVPFVVAERVPWEKMCDTLNLKFMAEVQTTKGLLKDHYFFLAQKIFNDHSARPEDFQSRSVSWAQFNKEILPGRGFTFWQWFDGVLDLTKRCLKSYWSDRLIIGFISKQYVCKLLSTEPDGTFLLRFSDSEIGGVTIAHVIRGKDGSSQVENIQPFSAKDLSIRSLGDRIRDLGQLRNLYPNIPKDQAFGSHYNKEQTGKDGRGYVSTAIKMTVESERDQEPQSTVGGPHDHPQAPMFTPPMLQPELHPESLQSVLSPMCPPAPFCPPSVPTGYQHPPGDTSINMMVSDSLGSFPSPSQMLSPSLVMDPALPRCQDLTFRNPMPFMHNQYLPGGPSPEPRDEEMPELAPFPPMVEAPLPSSPRWMPPSMDLPPGSDFEQFLHEMELEGPALCPPFAPPPQRSGFPSPGTSCWGPGESRWDDSVRPGHT; from the exons ATGCCCTCACTGCTCCCACCGGCTCTCCCATCTCCTGCGCCAAGGCCGGCGGCGCTTGCGCAACCCTCCGCGTCACCCTCCGCGTCTCCCTGCGTGTCTCCCTGCGCAGGGATTCCCCAGAGGTgcgggaaactgaggcacaagcGGGCTGCTTGCCCGCCTAAGATTGCCCAAGAGGCCGATCCTGGATTGggcttcctgctcctcctcctcctgcccgcCGAGCAGCAG GTGGCAGTTCCCAAGATGTCCCTCTGGAGCATCGTCTCCCACATGCCGCCGGAGGAGTTCAGCGGCCTCTTCACGGAGTTTCCCCGCAGCCTGCGCTGTCTCCTGGCCGACTGGCTGGAGAACCAGCCCTG ggagTTCATCAATGGCTCGGACGCCTTCTGCACCAGCGTGGCCAGCGGGATGCTGGTGGCCATGCTGGAGAAGCTCCGCGGCGTTGCCGGCAGCGACGGGCAGCAGTGCCAGATCCTGCAGCAAATCAGCGGCATCGAG AGCGCCTACCGGCGGGACCCGCTGCGGCTGGTGGCCGTCCTGCGAGCCATCCTGGAGGGCGAGAAAGCCGCCGTGCTGAAGCGG gaCCGGCACCTGCCCCTCAGCTTCCACCGGCGCCAGGAGGAGCTGAAGTtcagcctggggctgcagcggctgcagcaTCGCGTCCGTGAGATCCAGGCGCTGCAGGATG CCTCTCTGCAGCCGAATGTGCGGGACCCGCAGCTGAAGACAGAAGCGAAACCCTCGGAGAGC gagctgcccagcctGATCCTGGAGGCCATGAAGGAGCTGGAGGCGGCCAAGCAGCAGGTCCTGAAGAGGATCCAGATCtggaagaggcagcagcagctggcggGGAACGGGGCTCTCTTTGAGGAGAACCTGGCTCCGCTGCAGAAGAG GTGCGAGAGCCTGGTCGAGATTCACTTCCAGCTGCACCAGCAGGTGATGGCGGCGAGCGCGGAGCTGGGGGCCGAGCTGCTGCCCCGGCTCCTGGAGCGCTTCAACGAGGTCTTGTCCAGCCTGGTCAAGAG CTCCTTCGTGGTGGAGAAGCAGCCGCCGCAGGTGCTGAAGACCCAGACCAAGTTCCAGGCGAGCGTCCGGTTCCTGCTGGGCCCGCAGCTGCTGAAGGCGGCGGCCAAGCCCTACACGGTGCGCGCCGACATGGTGACGGAGAAGCAGGCGCGGGAGCTGGCGCTCAGCGCCTACAGCGGCACCCTCAG CGAGAGCACGGGGGAGATCATGCACAACGTGGTGGCCCTGGAGACCAACCCCGCCAGCGGGACCTGCTGCGCCAACTTCAAGAACGTG CTGCTGAAGAAGATCAAGCGCTGCGAGCGGAAAGGATCTGAGTCGGTGACGGAGGAGAAATGTGCCGTCCTGTTCAGCACCACCGTGGCCTTGACCCCTGGCAACCTGTCCATCCACCTCCAG gtcctgtccctgcccatcGTGGTCATCGTCCACGGGAACCAGGACAATAACGCCAAAGCGACCGTGCTGTGGGATAACGCCTTCTCTGAGATC GACCGGGTGCCTTTTGTGGTGGCCGAGCGGGTGCCCTGGGAGAAGATGTGCGATACGCTGAACCTGAAGTTCATGGCAGAGGTGCAGACCACTAAGGGGCTCCTCAAGGACCACTACTTCTTCCTGGCCCAGAAGATCTTTAATGACCACAGCGCCAGACCTGAGGACTTCCAGAGCCGCAGCGTCTCCTGGGCCCAGTTCAACAAG GAAATCCTGCCTGGTCGGGGCTTCACCTTCTGGCAGTGGTTTGATGGAGTCCTAGACCTCACCAAGAGATGCCTCAAGAGTTACTGGTCAGACAG GCTCATCATCGGCTTCATCAGCAAGCAGTACGTCTGCAAGCTCCTGAGCACGGAGCCTGACGGGACCTTCCTGCTCCGCTTCAGCGACTCGGAGATCGGGGGCGTCACTATCGCTCACGTCATCCGGGGCAAGGACG GGTCCAGTCAGGTGGAGAACATCCAGCCCTTCTCTGCCAAGGACCTGTCCATCCGCTCCCTCGGCGACCGCATCCGCGACCTGGGGCAGCTCCGCAACCTCTACCCCAACATCCCCAAGGACCAGGCGTTCGGCAGCCACTACAACA AAGAGCAGACAGGCAAGGATGGACGGGGCTACGTGTCCACTGCCATCAAGATGACGGTGGAAAGCGAAAG GGACCAGGAGCCCCAGAGCACCGTGGGGGGCCCCCACGACCACCCCCAGGCTCCGATGTTCACCCCTCCCATGCTGCAGCCTGAGCTGCACCCCGAGAGCTTGCAGTCGGTGCTCAGCCCCATGTG CCCCCCCGCTCCCTTCTGCCCCCCGTCCGTCCCCACGGGCTACCAACACCCCCCAGGTGACACCAGCATCAACATGATGGTCTCTGACAGCCTCGGGTCCTTCCCCAG CCCCTCGCAGATGCTCTCGCCGTCCCTGGTGATGGACCCCGCGCTGCCGCGCTGCCAGGACCTCACCTTCAGGAACCCCAT GCCCTTCATGCACAACCAGTACCTGCCCGGGGGCCCCTCGCCAGAGCCCCGGGACGAGGAGATGCCCGAGCTGGCCCCGTTCCCCCCCATGGTGGAGGCGCCGCTGCCGAGCTCCCCACGGTG gaTGCCGCCCAGCATGGACCTGCCGCCCGGCTCGGACTTTGAGCAGTTCCTGCACGAGATGGAGCTGGAGGGCCCCGCGCTGTGCCCCCCCTTCGCGCCCCCCCCGCAGCGCAGCGGcttccccagccccggcacctCTTGCTGGGGGCCGGGGGAGTCACGGTGGGACGACAGCGTCCGGCCGGGACACACGTGA